The following proteins come from a genomic window of Paenibacillus swuensis:
- a CDS encoding thiamine pyrophosphate-binding protein, translating to MHNTSSPIIAQEALNTKASTSSELTVAEFIVKQLTAWDVRRIYGVIGDANLYLLDELSKQTQIQYVACRHECAAALMASAEAKLTGRVGVCLATSGPGIANLMNGLGDAMMDGAGVLAITGQVEATKIGTDTKQYIDQQRLLAAVAPYSALLTHADALPYILHKALIRSFTMGEVTHLSVPKDLYGQKVQGQVHPYQAHLHQPVRAPREEVRAVAQLLRDAERPMLLLGRGAADAAGDAVALAELASACVTATMPARALFPNDHRLFAGGLGQAGSEAASALLAASDLVVVLGATWWPEDYVPAAMKLVQVDLNRAAIGLGHPLHKGVVGDLGHFVPALLRELRDERRDRSAWETAIAEAKQSWLLRMERECEGGIPSDQAGNYAASDKQDIHSNQADGSVSSDVVAQPVDLATESHEGIPPQRVMRILSRLVAEDAVITVDTGDHSLWFNRIFQARAQDILISGTWRTLGWALPAAIAAQLAEPERQVVAVAGDGGVVQTLLEFVTAVELELPITLVVLNNGSYSMERNRMLVSGLSTEGSRILNPSFTGIAEACGGRGYLSQTAEQFETDLKEALASPQTSLIEVMTADPIVPHTKI from the coding sequence ATGCACAACACCTCTTCGCCGATTATAGCGCAAGAAGCCCTAAATACCAAAGCGTCAACGTCTTCGGAGCTGACTGTTGCCGAATTCATCGTGAAGCAACTAACGGCTTGGGATGTCAGGCGAATATATGGCGTTATTGGGGATGCTAACCTGTATCTGTTGGATGAATTGTCCAAGCAGACGCAGATTCAATATGTAGCCTGCCGGCATGAATGCGCCGCCGCGCTGATGGCTTCCGCGGAAGCGAAGCTGACGGGACGCGTAGGCGTCTGTCTGGCCACGAGCGGGCCGGGCATCGCGAATTTGATGAACGGACTTGGCGATGCCATGATGGACGGAGCGGGCGTACTGGCCATCACGGGACAAGTGGAAGCGACCAAGATCGGCACAGACACCAAGCAATACATTGACCAGCAGCGGCTGCTTGCCGCCGTGGCGCCGTATTCCGCGCTTCTAACGCATGCGGACGCGCTGCCATATATCCTGCACAAAGCGTTGATTCGCTCCTTTACGATGGGCGAAGTCACGCATCTGTCCGTACCGAAGGATTTGTACGGACAGAAGGTTCAAGGGCAGGTGCATCCTTACCAGGCGCACCTGCACCAACCCGTGCGCGCGCCCCGCGAGGAGGTGCGCGCCGTCGCGCAGCTGCTGCGGGACGCGGAGCGCCCGATGCTGCTGCTGGGCCGCGGCGCAGCGGACGCCGCGGGAGACGCGGTGGCGCTGGCCGAGCTGGCGTCGGCCTGCGTCACCGCGACGATGCCCGCCAGGGCCCTGTTCCCGAACGACCACCGGTTGTTCGCGGGGGGCTTGGGGCAGGCGGGCAGCGAAGCGGCCAGCGCGCTCTTGGCGGCGAGCGACCTCGTCGTCGTGCTCGGCGCCACCTGGTGGCCGGAGGACTACGTCCCGGCCGCGATGAAGCTCGTGCAGGTCGACTTGAACCGCGCGGCCATCGGTTTAGGCCACCCCCTGCATAAAGGGGTGGTGGGCGACCTGGGGCACTTTGTTCCCGCGCTGCTTCGAGAGCTGAGGGATGAGCGGCGGGACCGCTCCGCTTGGGAGACTGCCATCGCCGAGGCGAAACAGTCCTGGCTCCTGCGGATGGAGCGGGAATGCGAGGGTGGCATCCCATCAGATCAGGCGGGCAACTACGCGGCTTCGGATAAACAGGATATCCATTCGAATCAAGCGGATGGCAGCGTGTCGTCCGACGTGGTTGCTCAACCCGTCGATCTTGCCACAGAATCGCATGAAGGCATCCCCCCGCAACGCGTAATGCGGATCTTGTCCAGGCTGGTGGCGGAGGATGCGGTTATAACGGTGGACACAGGCGATCACTCGCTGTGGTTTAACCGCATCTTTCAGGCCCGGGCGCAGGACATTCTGATCTCCGGCACATGGCGCACGCTCGGCTGGGCTTTGCCTGCGGCGATTGCCGCGCAGCTTGCGGAGCCGGAGCGTCAGGTCGTTGCCGTGGCCGGAGACGGCGGTGTGGTGCAGACACTGCTGGAGTTTGTAACGGCCGTCGAGCTGGAGCTTCCGATTACGCTTGTGGTTCTGAACAACGGCAGTTATTCCATGGAGCGCAACCGCATGCTGGTCAGCGGTTTGTCCACGGAAGGCAGCCGGATTCTGAACCCAAGCTTTACGGGGATCGCCGAGGCCTGCGGCGGCCGAGGCTACTTGTCTCAAACCGCGGAGCAGTTTGAAACGGATCTCAAGGAAGCGCTGGCTTCGCCGCAGACTTCCTTGATTGAAGTGATGACCGCGGATCCCATAGTCCCGCACACGAAAATATAG
- the pepF gene encoding oligoendopeptidase F — MSQFGKRTEVPAEHRWKLEDLFADQSAWDKEYQLVKEHAKKIADFQGKLKDAAAVKACFTLEDELSLHTERLYVYANMKHHEDTAEPAFQALSDKANKLSVEVNEALSFITPEILALSDDVLTSFIDNPELAPYRNTLTEMRRQKPHVLGKNEEALLAQVGNIAQAPSKIFNLLNNADLKFPKIKNEKGEEAELTHGSYIQFLESKNREVRENAFKTVYATYSKQKNTLAATLSANVNKNVFYARARKYPSVLEMSLYGDNIPKEVYTSLIDTIHESLPLMHRYMNLRKKLLKVDELHMYDLFAPLVEEFDMDITYEDAKKTVKESLKPLGEDYLTVLQDGFDQGWIDTYENEGKRSGAYSWGAYGTHPYVLLNHKDNLNSMFTLTHEMGHALHSYYSDTTQEYRDAQYTIFLAEVASTLNEALLMDYMLKRTKDAKEKMYLLTYYADQFRTTVFRQTMFAEFEKIIHEKAEAGESLTPQELSKVYYDLNLQYYGADMVVDQDIEMEWARIPHFYNSFYVFKYATGFSAATSFAKQILDEGEPAVDRYLGFLKSGGGDYSINILKKAGVDMSSPQPVRDAMAVFKDLIEQMEQLTK, encoded by the coding sequence ATGAGTCAATTTGGTAAACGTACCGAAGTACCCGCAGAACACCGTTGGAAGCTTGAAGATTTATTCGCGGATCAGTCCGCCTGGGACAAAGAATACCAGCTGGTGAAAGAACACGCGAAGAAAATCGCCGATTTTCAAGGAAAGTTGAAAGACGCCGCCGCGGTTAAAGCCTGCTTCACCCTCGAAGATGAATTATCCCTACATACCGAACGATTATATGTATACGCCAACATGAAACATCATGAAGATACCGCTGAGCCCGCGTTTCAGGCGCTTTCGGACAAAGCCAATAAACTAAGTGTTGAAGTGAATGAGGCGCTGTCCTTCATTACGCCGGAGATTCTGGCGCTGTCTGACGATGTGCTGACTTCCTTCATTGACAATCCGGAGCTTGCTCCATACCGGAACACCCTGACGGAAATGCGCAGACAGAAGCCCCATGTTCTAGGCAAAAATGAGGAAGCTTTGCTCGCGCAAGTGGGCAACATCGCACAGGCTCCGAGCAAGATCTTCAACCTGCTCAACAATGCGGACTTGAAATTCCCGAAGATTAAGAACGAAAAAGGCGAAGAAGCGGAACTGACCCACGGCAGCTACATCCAATTTCTCGAGAGCAAAAACCGCGAAGTGCGAGAGAACGCTTTTAAAACCGTATATGCCACTTACAGCAAGCAAAAAAATACATTAGCCGCTACCCTTAGCGCCAATGTCAACAAGAATGTATTCTACGCGCGCGCGCGAAAATATCCTTCCGTCCTCGAGATGTCTCTGTACGGAGATAACATTCCGAAGGAAGTGTACACAAGCCTGATCGATACGATTCACGAATCCCTGCCTTTAATGCATCGTTATATGAATTTACGAAAGAAATTGCTAAAGGTCGACGAGCTTCATATGTATGACTTGTTTGCTCCGCTGGTGGAAGAGTTTGATATGGACATCACGTATGAGGATGCGAAGAAGACCGTTAAGGAAAGTCTGAAGCCGCTCGGCGAGGATTATTTAACGGTGTTGCAAGACGGGTTTGATCAAGGCTGGATTGACACGTACGAGAATGAAGGCAAACGAAGCGGCGCTTACAGTTGGGGCGCTTACGGCACACATCCTTACGTGCTCCTGAACCATAAAGACAACCTGAACTCCATGTTCACGCTCACGCACGAAATGGGTCACGCGTTACATTCCTACTACTCCGACACAACCCAAGAATATCGTGACGCGCAATATACGATCTTCCTTGCCGAAGTGGCTTCGACACTGAATGAAGCGCTGTTGATGGACTATATGCTGAAGCGCACAAAGGATGCCAAAGAGAAAATGTATCTGCTGACGTACTACGCGGACCAATTCCGCACCACCGTATTCCGTCAAACGATGTTCGCCGAATTCGAGAAGATCATTCACGAGAAAGCGGAGGCGGGCGAATCCCTGACACCGCAGGAGCTGTCCAAAGTGTATTATGATCTTAACCTTCAATATTATGGTGCTGATATGGTTGTGGATCAGGATATTGAGATGGAGTGGGCGCGGATTCCCCATTTCTACAACAGCTTCTATGTGTTCAAATACGCAACCGGCTTCTCGGCGGCGACAAGCTTCGCCAAGCAAATTCTGGATGAAGGCGAGCCGGCGGTGGACCGTTATCTCGGTTTCCTGAAGAGCGGCGGCGGCGACTATTCGATCAACATCTTGAAGAAAGCCGGCGTGGATATGTCTTCCCCGCAACCGGTCAGAGATGCGATGGCTGTGTTTAAAGATCTCATTGAACAAATGGAACAATTAACTAAATAG
- a CDS encoding GNAT family N-acetyltransferase: protein MDAQKDDLPAIVAIYNSTISGRMVTADTEEITVESRFRWFEEHSPNFRPLWVIRDRESRQICGWLSFQSFYGRPAYNGTAEISIYVDEAFRGRGIGRILMDEALNTCPRLGLKTVLGFIFGHNEPSLQLFRKYGFETWAHMPNVAELDGVERDLIIVGLRVQA from the coding sequence ATGGATGCACAGAAGGACGATTTACCGGCCATTGTGGCGATTTACAACAGTACGATTTCCGGTCGAATGGTGACGGCGGATACGGAAGAGATTACGGTGGAAAGCAGATTCCGATGGTTTGAGGAACACTCCCCGAATTTCAGACCGTTATGGGTTATTCGCGACCGAGAAAGCCGGCAAATCTGCGGCTGGCTAAGTTTTCAATCGTTCTATGGCCGACCCGCCTACAACGGAACCGCTGAGATTAGCATTTATGTGGATGAGGCCTTCCGCGGGCGCGGCATTGGACGAATATTGATGGATGAAGCTCTTAACACTTGTCCGCGGCTGGGACTAAAGACGGTACTGGGTTTTATTTTCGGTCATAATGAGCCAAGCCTTCAACTGTTCCGTAAGTATGGGTTCGAAACCTGGGCGCATATGCCGAATGTTGCGGAATTGGACGGGGTGGAGAGAGATTTGATTATTGTTGGATTAAGAGTCCAAGCGTAA
- a CDS encoding Cof-type HAD-IIB family hydrolase, giving the protein MNAENQLQTISPPYKLLVLDMDGTLFNSSGIISEVNKLWLRKAREAGIEIALASGRHVRYVSPTAKELDLTLPMITNNGCEVWAADGSLLHRTTMTKDQILWLRELALEYHTAYRVYAAGSDFESALFPAEHVDEYIWLMFMFRTPDPTVKESLWERCLANGEFELTMASPAKFDVNPKGVSKGHAIQRLCEEHGISLREVAAIGDGLNDASMLRIAGLGIAMGNAEEEVKALADWVTLDCDQNGVAHAIQYILGGSR; this is encoded by the coding sequence ATGAATGCCGAGAATCAGCTGCAGACCATAAGTCCCCCTTATAAACTCCTTGTGTTGGATATGGACGGTACCTTGTTCAACAGCTCCGGCATTATTTCCGAAGTCAACAAGCTTTGGCTTCGCAAAGCTCGCGAAGCCGGCATTGAAATTGCTCTAGCCAGCGGCAGGCATGTTCGTTACGTTTCTCCTACCGCCAAGGAGCTTGACCTTACGCTTCCGATGATCACAAATAACGGATGCGAGGTCTGGGCAGCGGACGGTTCCCTTCTCCATCGCACGACGATGACGAAAGATCAAATTCTCTGGCTGCGCGAACTGGCATTGGAGTACCATACAGCTTATAGGGTATATGCCGCGGGGAGCGACTTTGAGAGTGCCCTATTTCCAGCGGAGCATGTGGATGAATATATATGGCTTATGTTTATGTTTCGGACTCCGGATCCGACAGTTAAAGAATCTTTATGGGAACGTTGCCTCGCGAACGGCGAGTTTGAGCTTACCATGGCTTCGCCCGCAAAATTCGATGTGAACCCTAAGGGAGTCAGCAAGGGACACGCGATTCAGCGGCTTTGCGAAGAACATGGCATCTCTTTGCGCGAAGTAGCCGCAATAGGAGACGGCTTAAACGATGCTTCCATGTTGCGAATCGCCGGCTTAGGCATCGCAATGGGGAATGCTGAAGAGGAAGTGAAAGCCTTAGCGGATTGGGTGACCCTTGATTGTGATCAGAACGGGGTTGCTCATGCCATTCAATACATACTCGGAGGGAGTCGTTGA
- a CDS encoding LapA family protein — protein sequence MKTQWMLISVLIFALIIALFAVLNVDPVLINYAFGEAQVPLILVILGSALLGGLTVGLFGIVRQYKLQRRIRTLSADLAKVNSSAPVPQGMTPVPSADATIADKASDSKINHP from the coding sequence ATGAAAACACAATGGATGTTGATTTCCGTATTGATTTTTGCCCTGATTATCGCGCTGTTCGCCGTATTGAACGTGGATCCGGTCCTTATCAACTATGCTTTCGGAGAGGCACAGGTTCCGTTGATCCTCGTTATTCTAGGTTCAGCGTTGCTTGGCGGGCTGACCGTAGGCTTGTTCGGTATCGTACGCCAGTATAAATTACAACGCCGCATCCGCACTTTATCCGCGGACCTCGCGAAAGTTAATTCTTCCGCTCCTGTACCGCAGGGAATGACCCCGGTACCGTCTGCTGACGCTACAATTGCAGACAAAGCTTCAGACTCTAAGATAAACCACCCCTAA
- a CDS encoding M42 family metallopeptidase, with amino-acid sequence MINQINTDYVQSILSEILSIPSPSGYTHAVMERIAHEAAQLGYAYETTPKGGGILTVPGRNQDHVVGISAHVDTLGAMVRAVKDNGTLRLTPVGGYMMHSIENEYCVIHTRNGKTYTGTILTSRPSVHVYTDARDFKREEAHMEVRIDEKVSSKSDVLELGIAPGDFISFEPRTEFLPSGYVKSRHLDDKASVAALFALLEMMKRHSLVPESTLKILISNYEEVGHGSAYIPGEISEFIAVDMGAMGDDLSCTEQDVSICAKDSSGPYDYGMTSRFIELAKRDGIPHVVDIYPHYGSDASAALHGGSNIKAALIGPGVHASHGMERTHMNAILGTAALLAAYVLEA; translated from the coding sequence ATGATAAATCAAATAAATACGGATTATGTCCAATCGATATTAAGTGAAATTTTGTCTATTCCCAGCCCCAGCGGGTATACCCATGCCGTGATGGAAAGAATCGCACATGAGGCAGCGCAGCTTGGCTATGCTTACGAGACAACTCCCAAAGGAGGAGGCATCCTGACTGTTCCGGGACGTAACCAAGACCATGTGGTCGGCATCTCCGCTCACGTGGATACGCTCGGCGCAATGGTGCGAGCTGTCAAAGATAACGGCACCCTTCGACTGACACCGGTGGGCGGCTATATGATGCATTCCATTGAGAATGAATACTGTGTCATTCACACCCGCAACGGAAAGACGTACACCGGTACAATCCTGACTTCGCGCCCCTCTGTGCATGTGTACACGGATGCGCGTGATTTCAAACGGGAAGAAGCCCATATGGAAGTTCGAATTGATGAGAAGGTAAGCTCCAAAAGCGATGTGCTCGAATTAGGCATCGCCCCCGGCGATTTCATTTCATTCGAACCGAGAACGGAATTTCTGCCGAGCGGCTATGTGAAATCCCGCCATCTCGATGATAAAGCCAGCGTCGCGGCCCTGTTCGCCCTGCTTGAAATGATGAAACGGCATAGCCTGGTTCCCGAATCAACCTTGAAAATTCTGATTTCCAATTACGAGGAAGTAGGTCATGGATCCGCCTATATTCCCGGTGAAATCAGCGAGTTTATCGCTGTGGATATGGGAGCGATGGGCGATGACCTGAGCTGTACCGAGCAGGATGTGTCGATCTGCGCCAAAGACTCTTCCGGCCCTTATGATTACGGAATGACTTCCCGATTTATCGAGCTTGCTAAGCGAGACGGCATCCCTCACGTAGTCGATATTTATCCTCATTACGGCTCTGATGCCTCGGCCGCTCTGCATGGGGGCAGCAATATTAAGGCCGCGTTAATCGGACCGGGCGTGCATGCCTCCCATGGGATGGAACGCACCCATATGAATGCGATTCTCGGGACGGCGGCGCTGCTCGCCGCTTATGTGCTGGAGGCGTAA
- a CDS encoding ABC-F family ATP-binding cassette domain-containing protein produces the protein MNIVTVEQLSKSYGEKILFNEITLGIEDQDKIGLIGVNGAGKSSFLKALAGLEPADSGKVSTGGGVRIRFLPQNPEFDSDATVMDQIFNGDTPVMKTLRAYRSVLEQAEKDPDNSILQGRIVSLSQDMDTYDAWQLESEAKIILTKLGIDFFERKVGTLSGGQRKRIALAGALIHPCELLILDEPTNHIDNETVDWLEQYLNKRKGALLMITHDRYFLDRVVNRILELDKGNLYSYAANYSRFLELKADREEREHASEKKRQNLLRTELEWIRRGAKARTTKQKARIDRYEKLQDANPDFRNDQVDISVGGSRLGRKIVEIVDVTKRFEERTLIRDFSYTTVRDDRIGIIGPNGSGKSTLLNMIAGRLLPDSGMIDVGPTVKIGYFSQESREMDEKLRVIEYIKEGAEVIMTAEGEAITAAQMLERFLFPPAAQWTPISRLSGGERRRLFLLRVLMEAPNVLLLDEPTNDLDIQTLSVLEHYLDDFPGVCIAVSHDRYFLDRMSEKILAFEGAGRIVQHVGNYSEYQEYRKLLGMDTGTDEGAALKSNHTSAKASPSTVSMTTPDAQTGVRTEREKALKFSFKEQKEYETIDADIEAQEAHIAALIDRMNGSGSDSVLLQQLAEEQRDAETKLEHLLERWTYLNELAEQIEQAKRK, from the coding sequence ATGAATATTGTTACAGTTGAGCAACTGTCCAAGAGTTACGGAGAGAAGATATTATTTAATGAGATAACGTTAGGTATTGAGGATCAGGACAAAATCGGGTTAATTGGTGTGAACGGAGCGGGAAAATCCTCGTTTTTGAAAGCATTGGCAGGACTCGAGCCTGCGGATTCCGGTAAAGTGTCTACGGGCGGAGGGGTAAGAATTCGTTTTCTCCCGCAAAATCCGGAATTTGATTCCGACGCGACAGTCATGGATCAAATCTTTAACGGAGATACACCGGTTATGAAGACGTTGCGGGCTTATCGTTCCGTATTGGAGCAAGCGGAGAAAGATCCGGATAACTCGATCTTGCAAGGGCGGATTGTGTCTTTAAGCCAGGATATGGATACGTATGATGCCTGGCAGCTGGAAAGTGAAGCCAAGATCATTCTGACCAAGCTCGGAATTGATTTCTTCGAACGTAAAGTAGGCACATTATCAGGGGGGCAGCGTAAACGCATTGCTCTCGCGGGTGCACTGATTCATCCTTGCGAGCTGTTGATTCTGGACGAGCCTACAAATCATATCGATAACGAAACCGTCGATTGGCTGGAGCAATATCTGAACAAGCGCAAAGGCGCGCTGCTGATGATTACCCATGACCGGTATTTCCTGGATCGAGTAGTCAATCGAATTCTTGAATTGGATAAAGGGAATTTATATAGCTATGCGGCAAATTACAGCCGGTTTCTGGAATTAAAGGCGGACCGGGAAGAACGTGAACACGCTTCTGAGAAGAAGCGGCAGAACCTGCTTCGCACAGAATTGGAATGGATTCGTCGCGGGGCGAAGGCAAGAACTACGAAGCAAAAAGCGAGAATTGACCGCTATGAGAAACTGCAAGATGCCAATCCGGATTTTCGCAATGATCAAGTGGATATTTCGGTGGGCGGCAGCCGGCTGGGCAGGAAGATTGTTGAAATTGTCGATGTGACAAAGCGCTTTGAGGAACGAACGCTGATCCGGGATTTCAGTTATACGACGGTACGGGACGACCGCATTGGTATTATTGGTCCCAACGGAAGCGGGAAATCGACGTTATTGAATATGATTGCTGGCCGGTTGTTGCCTGACAGCGGAATGATTGATGTCGGTCCCACGGTGAAAATCGGATATTTCTCCCAGGAAAGCCGGGAGATGGATGAGAAGCTGCGGGTGATCGAGTACATTAAAGAAGGCGCGGAAGTGATTATGACGGCAGAGGGTGAAGCCATAACGGCTGCTCAAATGCTGGAAAGATTCTTGTTCCCGCCGGCTGCGCAATGGACACCCATCTCCAGACTTTCAGGCGGCGAACGAAGAAGGCTGTTTCTGTTACGTGTGCTGATGGAGGCGCCCAATGTATTACTCCTGGATGAGCCTACCAATGACTTGGATATTCAGACTCTGTCGGTTCTGGAACATTATTTGGACGATTTCCCCGGCGTATGTATCGCTGTGTCCCATGATCGTTATTTCCTGGATCGAATGTCGGAGAAGATTCTGGCATTCGAAGGAGCGGGGCGAATCGTTCAGCATGTAGGCAACTATTCCGAATATCAGGAGTATCGAAAGCTGCTGGGCATGGATACAGGAACAGATGAAGGAGCTGCCCTCAAAAGCAATCATACAAGCGCTAAAGCATCTCCGAGCACGGTTAGCATGACGACGCCCGATGCCCAGACAGGAGTCCGCACGGAGCGGGAGAAAGCATTGAAATTCTCGTTCAAGGAACAGAAGGAATATGAAACCATAGATGCGGATATTGAAGCCCAAGAGGCGCATATTGCGGCATTAATCGACCGGATGAACGGGTCAGGCAGCGATTCGGTGTTGCTGCAGCAATTAGCGGAAGAACAACGCGACGCGGAGACCAAACTGGAGCATCTACTGGAGCGATGGACGTATTTAAACGAGTTGGCGGAGCAGATTGAACAAGCCAAGCGAAAATGA
- a CDS encoding DUF92 domain-containing protein codes for MDWFIGFAGSLLIAGGAYRLKSLAFSGFVAAVIMGTLIYGIGGFLWAGTLIAFFMSSSLLSQYKKRAKAATEQLYEKSGRRDAGQVLANGGLGLLLCILSAFFPYEGFLLLFVGAIATVTADTWATEIGGLSGGQPRFILNGRKVPKGTSGAVSPAGTAASLAGGLFIGAVTALLGGADGALAWPALIALAGLAGMGGALADSALGATVQAMYACTVCGRELERTHHCGQAAVLVRGSARMNNDAVNFISSAAGAGLAACLAAVWSCLG; via the coding sequence ATGGACTGGTTCATAGGATTCGCGGGCAGCTTACTGATCGCGGGCGGGGCGTACCGGCTAAAGTCCTTAGCCTTCTCCGGATTTGTGGCAGCTGTCATCATGGGTACATTAATTTACGGGATTGGCGGGTTTCTTTGGGCAGGCACTTTGATTGCGTTTTTTATGTCCTCTTCCCTTTTGTCTCAATATAAGAAACGGGCAAAAGCCGCGACAGAACAACTTTATGAGAAATCTGGCCGCCGGGATGCGGGACAAGTGCTGGCTAACGGAGGTTTGGGGCTGCTGTTGTGCATTCTGAGCGCCTTCTTTCCCTATGAAGGCTTCCTGCTGTTGTTTGTCGGCGCCATCGCGACCGTGACCGCGGACACATGGGCGACCGAAATCGGCGGACTCAGCGGCGGGCAGCCGCGGTTCATCCTGAACGGTCGCAAAGTGCCCAAAGGCACCTCCGGCGCGGTGTCGCCGGCAGGAACGGCCGCCAGCCTGGCCGGCGGCCTCTTCATCGGCGCCGTCACCGCCCTGCTGGGCGGCGCTGACGGCGCCTTGGCTTGGCCGGCGCTGATCGCGCTCGCCGGCCTCGCGGGGATGGGCGGCGCGCTCGCCGACTCCGCGCTGGGCGCCACGGTGCAGGCGATGTACGCCTGCACCGTATGCGGCCGCGAGCTGGAGCGCACGCACCACTGCGGGCAAGCCGCCGTGCTGGTACGCGGCTCGGCCCGCATGAACAACGATGCCGTGAACTTTATCAGTTCAGCGGCGGGGGCGGGGCTTGCCGCGTGCTTAGCCGCGGTGTGGAGCTGCCTCGGTTAA
- a CDS encoding fumarylacetoacetate hydrolase family protein, producing the protein MHHNHIRNIYCVGRNYGEHAAELGNAIPDKPMIFTKPTHALITMNGDEIALPGSTGEVHYEAELVLHIGKPYVEGEKLSEMIDSMALGLDFTLRDVQSELKKKGHPWLAAKGFRNSAALTSFLPFPGEESLSSIEFSLTINGKEVQRGNSKDMIFSIEDVLEFIHFHYGLGPGDLIYTGTPAGVGPIASGDHTALFWGKDKLGEATIILC; encoded by the coding sequence ATGCATCATAATCATATCCGCAATATATATTGCGTAGGCCGAAACTACGGTGAGCACGCCGCTGAGCTGGGTAATGCCATACCGGACAAGCCTATGATCTTCACGAAGCCTACTCATGCGCTAATCACAATGAATGGCGACGAAATCGCACTCCCGGGCAGTACAGGCGAAGTCCATTATGAAGCGGAGTTGGTTCTTCATATAGGTAAACCCTATGTTGAGGGTGAAAAGTTGTCGGAAATGATTGATTCCATGGCTTTAGGTTTAGACTTTACCCTTCGAGACGTCCAAAGCGAACTAAAGAAGAAAGGCCATCCTTGGCTTGCGGCCAAAGGGTTCCGTAATTCGGCGGCATTGACATCCTTTCTTCCTTTCCCGGGCGAGGAAAGTTTGTCCTCGATCGAGTTTAGTCTGACGATTAACGGAAAAGAGGTGCAACGGGGTAACAGTAAGGATATGATTTTTTCCATTGAAGACGTTCTGGAATTTATTCATTTCCATTATGGACTGGGTCCCGGGGATCTGATTTATACGGGTACGCCCGCCGGCGTTGGGCCGATCGCTTCGGGAGATCATACGGCGTTGTTTTGGGGAAAAGACAAACTGGGAGAAGCAACAATTATCTTGTGTTAA
- a CDS encoding glycerophosphodiester phosphodiesterase produces the protein MNACAAHRGWSGRAPENTLAAMKLALNESYVDWLELDVQLTKDGVPVVIHDFTLNRTTSGRGKVKDRTLEQIRSLDAGRWFGPAYLGEKVPTLEEVLQLAKGRCKLNIELKTKGTLYPGIEENVLNLLEEYDMKRDVCITSFEPLALRNVRLLDSGISMGLIMDGRPADLLRRLDELDCDLLSISYKYLSEAFAATVIQSGFRIMAWTVNEEKHIRRIAAMHPDIMICTNYPDRWKQALLSGVQ, from the coding sequence ATGAATGCATGCGCAGCACACCGCGGCTGGTCGGGTCGCGCGCCCGAGAACACACTTGCAGCGATGAAGCTGGCCTTAAACGAGTCCTATGTGGATTGGTTGGAGCTGGACGTACAGTTAACGAAGGACGGCGTGCCCGTGGTCATCCATGATTTCACGTTAAACCGCACCACTTCAGGCCGCGGGAAAGTAAAAGATCGCACGCTCGAGCAGATTCGATCCTTGGATGCGGGACGCTGGTTCGGACCGGCTTATCTGGGCGAGAAAGTGCCTACGTTAGAAGAGGTGCTCCAACTTGCCAAAGGTCGGTGCAAGCTGAACATTGAATTGAAGACAAAAGGGACGCTTTATCCCGGCATTGAAGAAAATGTTTTAAATCTTTTGGAAGAGTATGATATGAAACGAGACGTATGTATTACTTCTTTTGAACCGTTAGCTCTAAGAAATGTGCGCCTTCTGGATTCGGGGATTTCAATGGGCCTGATTATGGACGGACGACCGGCTGATCTGCTAAGACGCCTGGACGAACTGGATTGCGACCTGTTGTCCATTTCCTATAAGTACTTGAGCGAGGCGTTCGCCGCCACAGTTATTCAGAGCGGATTTCGCATTATGGCGTGGACCGTCAACGAAGAGAAACACATACGGCGTATTGCCGCCATGCATCCTGACATTATGATTTGCACCAATTATCCGGACCGCTGGAAACAGGCGTTGTTATCCGGTGTACAATAA